A genomic segment from Aegilops tauschii subsp. strangulata cultivar AL8/78 chromosome 1, Aet v6.0, whole genome shotgun sequence encodes:
- the LOC109773553 gene encoding uncharacterized protein, whose product MLSPQNNQICFATPQGWIFILHGAAPWETWLWHPVTGETIPLPPIRDDHYIPTNCTCYLTNSFAAYPECAVVLLDVADPDMWFRRINGGSSREWAQHTYDVGEYTLPEGDSDDDCTSTPPTKRVIAGVAAALGGKLHFIFSESNQYKMGVVHLDFGTPAPTAELHTLEDVDAAITLPEGMCSGVTRLLESKGELFQVCVCFRGFDPNDIGAVLVLKMDFDHGRRWRKVRDIGDRVFMLAHGGNAVSCPASACNLQRNRVYFMKNFLEDDGDLCIYDLMEEVLEILVVHERDLTLARTKPYWIVPPTA is encoded by the coding sequence ATGCTATCCCCGCAGAACAACCAGATCTGCTTCGCCACCCCGCAGGGCTGGATCTTCATCCTGCACGGCGCCGCCCCGTGGGAGACCTGGCTGTGGCATCCGGTCACCGGAGAGACCATACCCCTCCCGCCCATACGAGACGACCACTACATCCCCACCAACTGCACCTGCTACCTCACCAACAGCTTCGCCGCGTATCCTGAGTGCGCCGTCGTGCTGCTCGACGTCGCTGACCCTGATATGTGGTTCCGCCGAATCAACGGAGGAAGTAGTAGGGAATGGGCGCAGCACACATATGACGTCGGCGAGTATACTCTTCCAGAgggcgacagcgacgacgactgCACTTCCACTCCCCCGACCAAGAGAGTCATAGCTGGCGTGGCCGCCGCCCTGGGTGGGAAGCTGCATTTCATCTTCTCAGAATCAAACCAATACAAGATGGGCGTCGTTCACCTCGACTTCGGAACCCCTGCCCCTACGGCTGAGCTTCACACGCTGGAGGACGTGGACGCCGCCATCACTCTGCCGGAAGGCATGTGCTCCGGCGTGACCAGGTTGCTGGAGTCAAAGGGGGAGCTTTTCCAGGTCTGCGTTTGCTTCCGGGGATTTGACCCCAACGACATCGGCGCCGTCCTTGTCCTCAAGATGGATTTCGACCATGGCCGCCGCTGGCGCAAGGTGCGTGACATTGGAGACAGGGTCTTCATGTTGGCTCATGGAGGCAATGCGGTTTCTTGCCCGGCGAGCGCGTGCAACCTGCAAAGGAACCGCGTCTACTTCATGAAGAACTTCCTCGAGGATGATGGGGATCTGTGCATCTACGACCTGATGGAAGAAGTCCTTGAGATTCTTGTGGTTCATGAAAGGGACTTGACTCTTGCACGCACCAAACCTTATTGGATTGTACCGCCTACTGCCTAG